The following proteins come from a genomic window of Leptospira bandrabouensis:
- a CDS encoding SpoIIE family protein phosphatase, giving the protein MFSCNSPFPLLLLGFSLFIHSSLEAFPLSIEESKNYRDIGKYFEYVIVPERESSLDRILREDTIWRPNPKATISFPRVKNPLWIRITLVHYGNLPHTFFLHFSSPVVDVFELHSQVKGNWVTQVSGEQILQRNKPIYSHIPAFPITLSPDETRTIYVKINSANPIFNFVSLYNSRSFIAFSKKQDIFFAAYFGAGFMMFLFSLFLASTLRYRKFFYYFFYLATVLLINSFSTGFIQYIEIGNSHTWKNYLFPITIYLTSVFGLLFTIEFLETEKVFPKVTKLTRGFIFLFISLIFSIFFLELRNFIQLGVTLVIIPILLALSISTMAFFKSKKKLEVILFLFAFGSILLGAALNSLTVQGLIRPMHISSYSLPLGSAVEVFFLSMALVLKVSDYRKATEDKQEIDLQMKIAQKLQNGLLPKKRTHANGYALGFRYSPASDIGGDFVQIFVKENEIGLFLCDVSGHGIPAAMIASMAKVSLQFWDDSLDKPAYAAERIRLSLLSSLSGHFLSAFFVYINPKEKILKIANAGHHPMVYLDRKGNLEHITSYGRAINEYIESQMIEKTLPLPDSGTLVLYTDGVIEARNATTGELFGEDRFFHLLKNLKDQTPQSICDQVITEVEKFQKSKRSDDDITILAISLEKELN; this is encoded by the coding sequence ATGTTCTCGTGCAACTCCCCCTTCCCACTCCTCCTTCTCGGGTTTAGCCTATTTATCCATTCTTCTCTCGAAGCGTTTCCTCTCTCCATTGAAGAATCCAAAAACTACCGAGACATCGGGAAATACTTTGAATATGTAATTGTACCCGAAAGGGAGTCCAGTTTGGACAGGATTTTGAGAGAAGATACCATCTGGAGACCCAACCCCAAAGCAACGATATCATTTCCCAGAGTGAAAAATCCCTTATGGATTCGCATTACACTCGTCCACTATGGGAACTTGCCCCATACATTTTTTTTACATTTCTCAAGCCCCGTAGTCGATGTCTTCGAACTACATTCTCAAGTGAAAGGGAATTGGGTGACACAAGTATCGGGAGAACAAATACTCCAAAGAAACAAACCTATCTATTCCCATATCCCAGCTTTTCCCATTACACTTTCTCCTGATGAAACAAGAACTATTTATGTGAAGATAAACTCAGCCAATCCAATCTTTAACTTTGTTTCCCTGTATAACTCGAGAAGTTTTATAGCCTTTTCAAAAAAACAAGACATCTTCTTTGCCGCTTATTTCGGCGCAGGTTTTATGATGTTTTTATTTAGTTTATTTTTAGCGAGTACCTTACGATATAGAAAATTCTTTTACTACTTCTTCTACTTAGCAACAGTACTTTTAATCAATTCCTTTTCGACAGGATTTATACAGTATATTGAAATCGGAAATTCTCATACATGGAAAAATTATCTTTTCCCGATTACAATTTATCTTACATCAGTATTTGGATTATTGTTCACGATCGAATTTTTAGAAACGGAGAAAGTTTTTCCGAAAGTTACTAAACTTACAAGAGGATTCATTTTTCTCTTTATATCTTTAATTTTTTCAATTTTCTTTTTAGAATTAAGGAATTTTATCCAATTGGGAGTAACACTCGTTATCATTCCCATTTTGTTAGCTTTATCAATCTCAACGATGGCATTTTTTAAAAGTAAGAAAAAATTAGAAGTGATTCTATTTTTATTCGCCTTTGGTTCCATTCTCCTTGGTGCTGCCTTAAATTCGTTAACAGTTCAAGGTTTAATTCGACCAATGCATATTTCATCTTATTCCTTACCATTAGGTTCTGCTGTAGAAGTCTTCTTTTTATCGATGGCATTGGTTTTGAAGGTATCGGATTACAGAAAAGCAACGGAAGATAAACAAGAAATTGATTTACAAATGAAGATCGCACAAAAATTACAAAACGGTCTTCTTCCGAAAAAAAGAACCCATGCAAATGGATATGCCTTAGGATTTCGATATTCACCTGCTTCAGATATAGGTGGAGACTTTGTACAAATCTTTGTGAAAGAAAATGAAATAGGTTTATTTTTATGTGATGTATCTGGACATGGAATTCCAGCAGCAATGATTGCTTCGATGGCAAAAGTTTCCTTACAATTTTGGGATGATTCTTTAGACAAACCAGCCTATGCTGCAGAAAGAATTCGGTTGTCTTTACTCAGCTCCCTCTCTGGTCATTTTTTAAGTGCCTTTTTTGTTTATATCAACCCCAAAGAAAAAATTCTAAAAATAGCGAATGCTGGACACCATCCCATGGTGTATTTAGATCGAAAGGGAAATTTAGAACATATCACCAGTTATGGAAGGGCCATTAATGAATATATCGAATCACAAATGATCGAAAAAACACTTCCCCTTCCCGACTCTGGAACGTTGGTATTATATACAGATGGTGTAATTGAGGCAAGGAATGCTACAACAGGGGAACTCTTCGGAGAAGACCGATTTTTCCATCTTCTAAAAAATTTGAAAGACCAGACTCCTCAATCCATTTGTGATCAGGTAATCACAGAAGTGGAAAAATTTCAGAAGTCAAAAAGATCTGACGATGACATAACTATATTAGCAATTTCTTTAGAAAAAGAACTTAATTAG
- a CDS encoding ATP-binding protein: MKYFLSKYFESLYLGFLWGLLGLLFFSCLFFFYQIYESRVDRITFEEKTQWNSILNDYASYLKDAETGVRGYLLTGGDPNFLEPYSNSLNQMRIAEEFLRAKCEPSYESDLDSIIRAKQLKLDWIQNFIENFPAKRPQIGEFIESKRRMDLFRSEVQSLLKKKSEKESLDREKSRKYTIRLITISGGLFFILSIFIIWMIFVLKRNAQIILEKELIEDRLFEVDDLYQNSPVGFHSLDVDGYIVKINKTEQKWLGYSEEELLGKVKWPDLLTKESKEIFENHFQIFKKTGQVDNLRFEVIRKDGSSLFLNLSATAIYGKNNEVIRSRAVSLDISQMVLYERELIESRLKAEEANRAKSEFLSNMSHELRTPLNAVIGLSLWLMEDNPKPEQIEYLRNLKFSSETLLTLINDILDFNKIEERMIIIEEIDFNLKDFIGSVASSFGIKAKEKLLLFETKIDSNLPESICFDPTRLLQVLNNLLSNAIKFTKEGRITLSVYLVSKTNEEVVIRFEVHDTGIGIAPDKLKFVFEKFTQASGDTTRKYGGSGLGLAISKGLVELMKGNLELESELGKGSKFSFTFPCKIGKINSISQKHTLKKSFDLAGKRVLIADDIEINRSIVVRFLKRWGIECVEASDGEEVISKLINEKFDLILMDLHMPNMDGYMATKRIRENSFWSKIPIIALTASAQLETQEKIHAVGMNDFISKPFYPNDLQQKLIHWISN; this comes from the coding sequence ATGAAATATTTTCTAAGTAAATACTTTGAGTCCTTATATTTAGGATTTCTGTGGGGACTTCTTGGATTACTATTTTTTTCATGTTTATTTTTCTTTTATCAAATTTATGAAAGTCGAGTGGATCGAATTACATTTGAAGAAAAAACGCAATGGAATTCTATCTTAAACGACTATGCATCCTATTTGAAAGACGCTGAAACTGGAGTTCGCGGTTATCTTCTTACTGGCGGTGATCCAAATTTTTTAGAACCATATAGTAATTCTCTGAATCAAATGAGGATTGCGGAAGAATTCCTGAGAGCGAAATGTGAACCTTCTTATGAGTCAGACTTAGATTCAATCATTCGCGCTAAACAATTAAAGTTAGATTGGATTCAAAATTTTATTGAAAACTTTCCTGCGAAGCGACCCCAAATAGGTGAATTTATCGAAAGCAAAAGAAGAATGGATCTGTTTCGAAGTGAAGTTCAATCTCTTTTGAAAAAGAAATCAGAAAAAGAAAGTTTGGATAGGGAAAAAAGTCGTAAGTATACAATTCGTTTAATTACGATCTCAGGTGGTTTATTTTTTATCTTATCGATATTCATCATCTGGATGATTTTTGTATTAAAACGAAATGCTCAGATCATACTTGAGAAAGAGCTGATTGAGGATCGTCTGTTCGAAGTAGATGATTTGTATCAGAATTCACCTGTAGGTTTTCATAGTTTAGATGTTGATGGTTATATAGTAAAAATCAATAAAACAGAACAAAAATGGCTAGGTTATTCGGAAGAAGAATTACTTGGGAAAGTTAAATGGCCAGATCTTTTAACCAAGGAAAGTAAAGAAATTTTTGAGAATCACTTCCAGATATTTAAGAAGACGGGTCAAGTGGATAATTTGCGATTCGAAGTGATCCGTAAAGATGGAAGTTCGTTGTTTTTAAATCTTTCCGCTACGGCAATTTATGGTAAAAATAATGAGGTGATTCGTTCTCGTGCTGTTTCCCTAGATATTTCACAAATGGTTTTATATGAACGAGAATTAATAGAATCTCGCCTTAAGGCTGAAGAAGCTAACCGTGCAAAGTCGGAGTTTCTTTCTAATATGAGTCATGAACTGAGAACGCCCTTAAATGCTGTGATTGGTCTTTCTTTGTGGTTAATGGAAGATAATCCTAAACCAGAACAAATCGAATATTTGAGAAACTTAAAGTTTTCAAGTGAAACACTTCTTACTTTGATTAATGATATATTAGATTTTAATAAAATCGAAGAAAGAATGATTATAATTGAAGAAATAGATTTTAATCTAAAAGATTTCATTGGTTCTGTTGCTTCCTCTTTTGGAATAAAAGCCAAAGAAAAACTCTTGTTATTTGAAACCAAAATTGATTCTAATCTTCCAGAATCTATTTGTTTTGATCCTACTCGTTTGTTACAAGTTCTTAATAACCTTCTATCAAATGCAATAAAATTTACAAAAGAAGGTCGAATCACTCTCAGCGTATATTTAGTTTCTAAGACTAATGAAGAAGTGGTTATTCGATTTGAAGTACACGATACAGGCATTGGTATTGCACCCGACAAACTTAAGTTTGTTTTTGAAAAATTTACGCAGGCTAGTGGCGATACAACTAGAAAGTATGGTGGTTCTGGACTTGGTCTTGCTATTTCAAAAGGTCTTGTGGAACTGATGAAAGGAAATCTTGAGTTAGAATCGGAATTAGGCAAAGGTTCTAAATTTTCTTTTACGTTTCCATGTAAAATTGGAAAAATAAATTCGATAAGCCAAAAACATACGTTAAAAAAATCATTTGATCTGGCCGGAAAAAGGGTTCTTATTGCTGATGATATTGAAATCAATCGATCTATTGTGGTTCGTTTTTTAAAACGTTGGGGCATTGAATGTGTAGAAGCCTCTGATGGAGAAGAAGTAATCAGTAAGTTAATCAATGAAAAGTTTGATTTGATCTTAATGGATTTACATATGCCAAATATGGATGGGTATATGGCAACAAAACGTATTAGAGAAAATTCTTTTTGGTCGAAAATCCCTATCATTGCTTTGACCGCATCCGCACAATTAGAAACACAGGAGAAAATTCATGCGGTGGGAATGAACGATTTTATTTCTAAACCGTTTTATCCTAACGATTTGCAACAAAAATTAATTCACTGGATTTCTAATTAA